Within Fusarium fujikuroi IMI 58289 draft genome, chromosome FFUJ_chr08, the genomic segment AACAGGATCAGGCACGTAAGGCTGACCATGATATTCCGTCTCCCTGGTAGCAAATGATTCGAGATTGATAGCAAGTTCCACGAACAACTCATGGGCGTCATACGGTGGAAAGCAAAATTTGGCAAGCGGCACACCGGCTTTGAGACTCATAAAGCTGTCATGacgctcttcttctgtcaTCTGACGGTGGTGCCCGGCCTCAAGATACTTCcatttgatgatgttgttttcGTCGACATTGAAACGCATTGCCTGCCGACTTTCTTGTGCGTATTGAAAGAACAGGGTTCTGCCAAACGAGGCGAGGTAACGATCAGTGGTTGCCATCAAAACATCAGACGCTAGGTTTCGTATTGCTTCCATACAGCTGATGCATTGCTTGCTGAGCTGCTTAGCAGAGACGTGCGCAAAACTATTGGCAAGTTCCTCAAAGCGGGATTCAAGGCTGTCCAATCGATCCTGCATGATCTCAATTTTCATCCCCTGCAACTGCTTCTCCATTGTGGTAATCAGAGACGCGAGTGTAGAACACAAGATTTTATATGAAATGATTTTTGGGAAGTTGTGCAACAGGGAGAAATGCCGGGTGTGACCTTGAGGTTGTTTTTGAAGCATTATTGACAGAAAGGCAGAGAGATACTAGGTCTTATAGCTTTGGTGATTGAATTGCCAGTGGCACTGTTTCGAAGTGTATCATCAGTACAAACCAGCTGTACTGGTTGGCTTTTAGAACAAAGAGGTCACTGGTGTTAATGCTGGAGATCAAAGGCTTATACACCCTTGACATACTGTTCGATGCATTGTTTCAACTCAACTTTCTGAATATGACTTCGTATAGCTTGAGGGACATTTCTAACTCTTCCTTTTTGTTCTTCGGTACCTCAGCCCATGGTATTGGATAGTTAACAAGCAAACAATTCAAGGGGTCTTCGTGCGACGATGCACGAAGAAGCGCGCATCGCATTTCTGTTCTAAGCTTGAACAAGTGTTGCACTCGACAAGAAACGACTAAGAGCACGGATTTTACGATCCCACTGCGAGGTCGTGGTTGTCCTCAACGGAGAGGTTTGTCATGGTACCGACAAGTGTTGATTGGATAATGCACTACCAAACCCACGGATTGGTTGAAACTACCCTGTAGCGGCCGCACCAGTACAAGCGCTTACAAATAATAGGGAATCGCGTCAGGCCGGGCCGACCACATAAGTATTCCGAGTCAGCATCAATTAACAATGAACGTTCAGTCACTGAAATGTTGATATGAAGCACTGTTGAAAGGGCGCGCCCTGAGGATTACATGGATGAGAACTGTGTCCGAATGACGTTCCTGGCGCTTGCTCTATAACAGACAAATTGTTAAATATGAGCCTCTGTCCTTGCATTGACATTCAAACTGCCGTAACACATCGCAACGATCGAGTAGAACAGCCAGACTCATTAAACCACAATCTTTCATATCAAAAGGCCACATCTATCTGTCAGCTATGTCTTTCACTATGAGAGCTATACTGATCTCTGAGTTCGGTCCAGTCGAGAACCTGGTCATCAAAGACGTCCCCAGACCGCCAGCAACAGTCCTTGGCACAGCGCTTATCCGCATCAAAGCTTTCGGCGTCAACCATGCAGAAATGCATATGCGCCGTGGGGAATGGGCAGAGTCAGTTCCAATCAGCGGTATTGAATGCGTCGGGATAATCGAAGAATGTCCAGGGCAAGAATTCACTATAGGGACACCGGTTGCAGCTCTCATGGGCGGCCTTGGTCGGACTATACCCGGTAGTTACGCAGAGTATACCGTCGCAAATACTAACAATATAGTCACACTGGGCGAACCTGGAGAACGACTACCGCTGTCTTGGGCAGAAGTAGCTGCGCTGCCCGAAAGTTATGCTACAGCGTGGACATGCTTGTTTCGAAATCTAGACCTCCGGTGTGGACAGAGGATTCTTATTAGAGGTGCTACCTCATCTTTTGGAAGAGCGGCGATCAATCTCGCTGTCGATGCAGGGGCTATCGTCACTGCGACATCTCGCAACGAAGCCAAGTTTGCCATGCTGCGAGACCTCGGAGTCGCGGAAACAGTCCTCGAAACGCCCAACCTGAGCCAACACCTACATGCAAGCGGGGAGTTCAAGAAGTTCGATTCGGTACTGGACTTGGTTGGAAATAGCACAATTGTCGACTCACTGCAACTAGTCCGTCGAGATGGTCGGATCTGCTTGGCAGGATGGCTAGGAGGGTTAGATCCCATCAAGGGACCAGCAGGGCCTGACGAGTCGCGGGGATTCAATCCGCTGCTACAAATGGCAAGTGGAGTTCACTTGAGCTTTTTTGGTAGTTTTGTGTTTGGGACAGAAGAGTTCCCAGTGTCTGACGTCCCGTTGAGGAGTATTATGCTCAAGGTGGCCAAAGGGAAGATTGATGCAAAGCCTTGGAGGGTGTTTGACTTTGAGCAGATACACGCTGCTCATAGGGCAATGGAGAATGGGGATGCTAATGGGAAAATGGTCGTTACCGTTGAGTAGTGTTTAAGACTTCAAGGATGCGCCCTCTGGGTTGCAAAGTCCTGCAGTATTTCACGAATGAACAATGTTGAGTATTGCGATCTGCACTAATTGAACTCGATACCTCGAGTGTCAAACTTTATAGCGCTATGAATGACGACATGCAGCTCAATAGTCATCCCCAAAAGTGACCTCTCCCACAGTTTGCAATCGGCGTCGAGTAAAACCGGTCAGTCTGGAGAGAATCTTGATGTTCGGGAGCGACGAAGATTTTCATCCAATCAGATCGCGCCTCGATGGCTCAGTGGTAGAGCGTGTCACTAGTAATGACAAGGTCCACGGTTCGATCCCGTGTCGAGGCAAACGAGTTCTATCATCGTGTATCAGTTCTTTTTGAGTCTTTTTGCAACTTGTGACTTAGATGCTGACGATACAGAAAGTCAATTTCCATAAACAGGTCTGCAACTATCAAGCTACTTGATTCCATCTTCCCTTCATCTCAGGTAATCTCGAATAACATCCTCAGGGACATCTTTGCCCAAGTAATTCGGCACCCTCTCATACATCTCCCAAGCACTCCTCTTCATAAAATTCGTCTGTTCCCTGACCCATCCTTCAAACTCACTCCTCTCAACCATCTCacccatcttctccttctcaactaGGGTCTCCAGAACCGCATCAATCCTGCCTCTCAACCTGAGCAACTTCTCCTGCAAGAAAATATTACAAAACGTCGGAATATCATCATTTCCCAAATCTACACTCCGAAGTGACGTGTACTGATCATCCAAGTTCGGATCTGCAAATGCATAGCTACTCACCATGCTCAAACGCTCAGGCACATTCGTCGCGCGCAAAGCAGCATGCTCAGTGCATCCACCTTGCATGATGACTGCGCCCCCCACTCTTGGACTTTTCACCTTGACGATGGAGCCGTCTCCTGTGCGTATAGCTGTCTCGCCGCCTTGCATGCTGCTTGTGTCGCTGAGCATCACGACGCATACAACCGGGACTTGGTCTTTGTGCCAAGCGTCAATGGGTATGTCGTCGTAGCTAGACTTTTGCATTTCTTGGGGTGAGAGCGGAGCTGAGGGTCTTTCGGTAAGTTTGTAGACGCCGGGGAGACCTTCGGGGCCGAGTTGGATGTTTACGAGTCCGAGATCGGCTTCTCGTCGCAAGAGACGGAGTCCAAAACCAGCTGCGTGATCGATGGCAGCTTGGGTCGCGGGATGTTGCCACGCTTGAAGAGTGAACTTTGCAGTCTTTTGCAATTAGTTTAGTTTTGACATTGTTACAGTGACGTGAAACTGACCTTCTCATGACCCGCGATGTAAGCAGGCGCACGATCCCATGAACGGAGATACTTATCGAGAATCGGTTTACTCAGCATCTCGCGACGCAGCATGCGCACTCCTTCTTCCGAGAAGAGCTGAAAAGGTTCTGTGACGCAGAGGTCGGGTGCATTTTCTGGCTGCGGGAGCCCAAGGTCCTGGAAGGTGTGGCGTCGAGTAGGGGGCTGGAAAGCGAGGTGGATGGCGGGATCAAAGTCCGGGAGGCCGAGGTCGTCGAGAGCGGTGAGGGCAGGAGAGGGGATGTTCGCCGGGGCCGGGGCTACCTTTGCAGACATGTTGTAGGATATCTAGAGTTGTAGAGTGGTAGGTTTGCTTGATTCAGAAGTAAGAAATTGACACTGCTGAATGGCAAGTCCTGTATTCCAACTACATTGTTATAGATTAGGGAGGGCTATTTGAGCCTTTTATCATTATTAACAACCTCGTGAATGACTCTTTATCGGCGTCGCTTGCTGAAGGGGGGAGGGGCGTTATGTTAGTCTCTTCTTATATCATTTCCTATTCTGGCAATGGTATCCTGACTACATCGCTGGGCTTATCATCTGACGCTTCATGTCAGATAAGACACCAAAAATAGGGCCGGCAATTGAAACGCCACGAAATTGCTTATCACGCCCACTTCTCCGCACTTACCCCACACGCAATGGTCTCAAAGGTATCTAGAAGTACTCGGGCCTCATCGGGAAAGAAACCTTAACCCTAATCTTGGCTGACAAAACTAATGAGTTAAAAGTGCCTACTAAATCTTCcctaaatttacctaagttgACCGAAGTCTTTTCAGTATTTAGTATCCAGTTCCTACAATTACTTGCCTCTCCTGCTCGGAATCGTCTCTGCATACTCATTGAGGAATTTGGATTGTGAAAGTCATGCGGCGTCTGAATGGTGAGTCGTGGTCATCAATCCATCAGGATCCTACGGCCATTACCTCCTttgatcatcttgaaggaATCTGACATCAGAATAGGTAGATGATTTAATTGACCCGGCTGACTCCTGTGAGACTGGGACCTCTCCAAGACAGACGATGGCGACAGTATACATTTAGCCGAGACTGTAGTCGACGGCATCACGGAAGAAGCTGACCTGGAGAATTTAGCAAAcattttcttttctgcgGTGCACTACATACAGACTGTCTTCTGCTTCCGCGTAGATACCAACGGTCCAATCATGCCAAGAGGAATTCGCCTCTACCTAATGCTCATGTAAAGCATTGCCAATGTGCAACCAACAAAACCAAGCCCTTTTCTTTCCACTGCGCCTTTCAAGAATGCAAATACTTCCAATTCACTCACGAACCGCTCATTCATCAGTGAGTGGCTCAAGACCTTCAGGTCCGTAAAGAAATCTGTCAAATGACGGGGGAAACAACTGCACCGCAGTATTAATGTTGTCCAAGAAACCGAACACCGCATCGCAGAACCCGATTACTCGATCGCAAAGATTTTTAATACCAGTGAATAAGGATGAAATGCATTGAAGAAGATATTGAAGGACCGGAATGAGCATAACGATGATGCAAAGAATCGCAGCGTTGGCCAGGACTGAAAAATAGACGGCGATGACGGCAAGACCCGAGAGGCAGACGCAGCTCGCGGTGGCCAAAACGAAGGAAGTTCCGATGGCAACAGAGTAGAAGATGATGTCGTTGATCTCGTAGTGCGTGTGGAGGGTGAATGAGATGATCCACAGGAGGGAGACGATAAGGACCAACTTGGTGGTGCTTGGGTCGATGAGATTCGCCATGTTGACGTCGAGTCAAAGCGTGGAAAGGAGATAAAAGAGCAGGGTGTTTTGGTTCGGTTCGCAGATGCTGATTGTGATCGTAGTTGCTAGAAAGTGGTGTTGTGATTGCGATGGAGAGACGTGTAGTAGATAGCTCAGGAGTTGGGTTTGTTTGAGGTTCGCAAGCGGTGTTGTTGTTCCGCGTGGTTCCCTTTTGGATGCCGGGACCTTCGTGACTTGATAAGCTGAATTGCCAGTGGCACTCGTTGGCGGTCTGAACTCCGACCAGCAAACGATACGAAGCTTCGCTGCTATGTTCGCCCTAGCAACGCAAATTTCCTGTCGCTGCCACTGCCAGTACGACCTCGTAAAAGCGAGAGGTAACTGTCCATCCTACCTAGTTGTGCATGACCTTGACCACGACAGACTCTGCTTGTTTATCGAGCGGACAACGCAGCATCTCGACAACATATGGACTCATATCTCAATGCACTACCCATGAATATCGTAACCGGACTTTCTTTACATTCTCTAGCTCGTACTGATGAGTATTACTAAATTTGGGACACTCAACTAAAAGGTGATCTATCTAATGTAAATGTCCGATCATCTGCTACAGCCTCTACCTCTTGTTGTATTCTCACTCTGGGCGATTAAGAGCGTTATTTCCGACTCAGTATGCGGAGACAAGCAAAACCGCCGGGACCATTTTCCGGTAACTATCAGTGGAAATACCAAGCATCACGAGATGGTCCAGTCCATACTACAAGGCCCGAGAGAAACTTCCCCCTGGCCTCCTCCCTTCCCTTGAATGGCTCTAATGGGGTTTCAGCATGAGTAATCTTACGAACCCACCAAGCGAGTACCTCTCGGTTGTGAGAAACCACGGCTTTTCCGACAAGGGTCTGTATTCGACGTAGATATTTCTCCTTCCAAGGTTTTACTTCAAATGTTGATCTACTATACTTCCACTCACGACATGGAAGCCAATATTTGCCACCTTTTAAGTGTCTCAGCTGTACGACCTCGACTGTAAAGTAACGGGAACCATCAGCGTAAGGcatggctttggctttggcgaaATATTTATCGCAAGCGGGGTCCTCGCAGCCGTGAGTAGAATCACTTCCTGATAGACTAATCAGCAGGTTGAACTTTAGACAAGAGCAGTGGAACAATGTACCGTGCTTATGACCAACCATGATTTCTATTTCAGGCGGCTCATACGTAAATTCCGGAGGCGAGTCACCATCTGAgttgatggcgttgatgtgATCCAAGATGTTGACTTCGTACAGAGTCTCTGGGGAGATATCACTGAGAGCTTGTAGTAGATAGTCAAATTGCGTGCGAGCCGTTTGGGGCAAGTTGGCCAAATCAGTGACAGACTGATGAGGCAAAGGCGTGGTAGCCTGCAAACTGCTGGACGAGACTTCATCGTGGCCATGGCTGTCGTCaggcttcatcttcttcgcttcATGATCGAGCTCGGACCCTCGACGTTTCAGGCTCATGGTTGAGAGGATAGGAAGAAAGTAATGAGAAGGGCAATGATAATGGTGGGATTtgaaagaggagagggaagagTAAGagtcgaagaagatggaagcaATTTATACCATTATTGTTTTGACTAGCTCTATTGAATATGAGATGGGATCCGTTAATGAGAGCTCCAAACAAAGCCATAGTCCAACATGCAGATTGACAACCTTTGGAACCTACAGTCCATATTGACATGCCTAGTATTGACTCATACCTCAGACTACATTCAATTATACATCAAAGACCTCTTGCGCTCTTACTACAAAGCATGTCAAAGCCGGATATTTATTCACTGGCCCTTTTATTTTCATGCAAGGTTTGCGCGCCTTGTATTCACCCAAAACAACCTAAACAGTTACGCAAAGCAAGCAAGTTCACTTGCATGCAGGGCGATGGTCAAACATCAAAGGACAAATGAGGTCACTGTGGAAGTAATATATCACACAGCATTTCCATGGCCAGTATCGCTTGCTGGTCTAAATtgaaaagaaatatatatataagacctaGGTAGACTTATGTTTAACTAAGATATCAGAAGTACAACGACATATAAGGAGATACGAGGAGCATAGATTATTTAGAGAAGCCTTTTGATCAAACTACGTATTTGTTAATAGTAGTGATTAAGTTCATGGTGTGGAAAATCTCTTGCATTGTGACCGCAACAAGGAAACACTCTACATGAATACCAAGATCAGAGGCcaataatataaggcatcCAGTAGCAAGTCTGACACTACCAAATGAAACTCAAGGCTTAAGGGAAACATCCAGTGAAGCTCatacaagaacaaggctggGACAATCAACATAAGCATGCGAAGAACCTTACGGTAAATAACCGAAAGTACTACCTCGACTGTCCAGAAACAAGAATATAAACCATAATTTACTAGGGTGAAAAGAGCGTACAAATAAACACGCAATGCCGAGGCTCGGTTGCAGTAAAGCAGGCTCTAAGTTTCATATGTTTTCGCCATGTAGACCGTCTTCTTGGTGTAAAGCAGTAGGTCCAGATACAAACTTACTCGCACAGCCATTATCCCGCGCTCTCTCAAAGAGAACATCCGTATATTTTTTGCTCTCTCGTAATGTGCGAAGAGTTCTGGCGTTAGGTCGGCAGCGTCGATGCATCGCTGGCCAGCAACGATATACAGGTACTCCTCTAGACGGCCATCGGGAATTTGTGTACAGAGCCGAGACAGCTCTTCTTGGAGGGACGTGATAAGCAACTGCCAGGCATAGGGGTGTCCAGGTGTTGTATTCATATGTTTGTCGGGAAGTAGGAGGGTTAGGGATGTTAGTGTATACCAGAGCAGGAAGAGGGCCAGGTGAACCAGAGTGGCGTGGGTAGATGATAAAGGAGCTCGTCCCCGGGAGGCGTTAGAAAGAGAACCGTTAGAcatggtggtggtagtggtCTTTGTAGTAGATTAGTCCTGTTTTACTTTTGTCGCTGAGTGGGTTGCCGTAGGCATATAATGGTGTTAGTGGATTTCATGAAAGAGGAAGACAGGTGAGAGgttaagtatttatttataaaaagtaattagtTACTGCTGTTGCTATAATGAGCGTCTGTTGTCACTACCCTACACTATCCAAAGTGCAGCGAATTAAAACCGCGATTACACACCTGCACCAGCTATCTAATCTATATCAAGACTTCAATAATGAAAGACACCCATCGAGTTCAGCGGCTGATGTATCCAATGATTACCAATTTGACTTCCCAGCGTCAAACCAACACAAGTGTGCATCCAGTTATAGTAAACAGTAATTATTTCAATAAGGTTGCTGGAAACGCTCTACCTGCCTTTTTTACAGCAGCTGTGTTCGTCACTGTACCCCAAATTATTGCCATCGATCCAATTCGATAATAGCCTCCAAAAAGAAGGAACTTAATCAAATTAGcaaaaaacatacaacagcggggattcgctggtcgtcaccgacccaactactgaTCCGCCCCTTAcaggcttgactatgggagagcggacgggatcccgtattttcctgcaggtatggtcgtatgtgctTAGAGGGTCTCGTAGTAGAGGCTATAGTCACGCGCTTCTCATGGAGAGTCTCCGGGCCGACACCTTGTCACAGCTTTATCCAGGCTGGCGAATGTTCTCCAGCTCACGACTAGCCCATTGTGCCGGCGCCAGTGGAGCAATCCATTAATCGCACTAAACCCAAAGGTTTCCATGGTGGGAAGATGACAGCGCCAGTGAGTGATGTCGCTCCAGCCCTTCCTCACGGCCGCTAACAAACCTCGAATGACAAGTCAGAGTGGGTAGAAAGAGTCTCCAAGGAAGTATTTGCACAAATTGAGCGAAATGGAAATGCCAATAATCTATAATCGTTATTGTAAATTTCTTATTAGATGATGCAGACTGtttccctcttcctctcccaaTTACCCTCTCTGTCAAACACCACCGGACCCAATAGTTCATTTTCTCGCGCTTCTCTATTCTCATCATGAAGATCAAATGTGAAGGTTCCAATTCGGCGGAAAGTCTGAGACAGATCGCAGAACCCCTCAGATGTCAATAGATCCTGCTCTTCGGTGTCATTTTGGATAAGTATTAAGCCCTCGTAGCTCTCCCATACGGCCTGTTCGTAGCGATCGGTTTGACACCAGCCCAATTGCAGAGGAACACAATAAACCTGAACCCACTGCGATGAAGGTATTTCTTCTGGGAGATCGATAGTACAGGAGTTGGCGAATTTGTGTGCCTGTTGGACTCCTCCTGCGGGGCTTTTGAAGCAGAAATCTTCAGACATTTTCTTATAGTCAACAGAGGAGACGATAACATatgcatcatcatcttgatgtTTTGATGAGTCTTCTGATTGTGGCGCCTTCATCAAGTAGCACTCCCGTAAGTGGCATTCCATCTCGATAAGGCCCGACTTGATCTGCCCAGTTGTCGAGAGCGAGTACCCAGTCTGAGGCTCCACGCAAACATCTAGGATCCTTGCAAGCTCCGTTTTCTTCCCGTTCCAGATCCACGGTATGTATTGCTCAAAGAAGTCAACCTCGCCGTCCAATGACGCCCAGCTCCACGACGGAGCGCGATAATAATCTGGTCGGGTCGGCGAGGATCCAACCTTGGGACGCCATAGGAGGCTCTGCTGGAAACTTTCATCGCGCCACAGACCAGCGGCGTATTCCAGCTCCGATGCACCTTTCTTTGATCCACGTCTTGCTTCAGTGATTCTCTCAACGATGCCTTGTAGCGCAACGAGTGTATCGGAACTAAAAGTGAGTCGAGCTTTGGTATATCTGCTAATAAAGTCGTTCCAAAACTCCGATGGCTCTTTCTCCAACTTTGAAGCTCTCATGAGCTTCTGGCGAAGATACGACAGACTTGCACTCTCGTTCACCACTGTACTAAACTTCGGATCCAAGCCAATTGGAAACGTCTCACTCGCTTCTGTCGTCGCGCAGGACCAGACCATTTGTTTCGATCCAACGACCAACGTGCGCGGTGATACCAAGAGTTCTTGCAGTGCCCACGCTCGACGGCTCAAAGGACTCTCGTTGATGGTGTCGAATAGTAGGCGTTCAGGTTGATGCGGATAAATAGCCCATGGGTAGCTTACTCGGTGATATACCGAGCTTTTGATTATGTTTGCGACGCATGGTCTCACTGCGCGGGGATCGCGACGGCAGAATATTGAGTCTTGTACACTTGATGCCCCGGCTGCTGCGAGGGTCAGAGCAGCTGAACCATAGATGCTGCCCATCTGGGAGGACTCCTTGATCCAGTCGGGTTTGGAGTCTTGAATGATGCAAAGCGCATCAACCCATAGATATTCATAGCCGACATCTCGTGCTGTGGTGATTGCATCGCGGATGGTATTTGGTAAACTCGCCAGAGGGATTTCGTTTTGGAATGGAATGAGGGTTTTTTCCGTTAGAGTAACAGTGTTTTCAGTTCCCCAGCAGTAGCTCAGTGTAATGTAGGGTACTGCTTTTGATGGAATTACGAGTCGCGGTTGTTGAACTTTTGACCCGATGTGGATGAGTCTCGTTGGACGCCAATTCGGCTGTTGTGGTTGGAACTCTTTGCAGATGGGATGTGAGCGATTGCAGCCTTTGATCCATTTCAATGCAAGCTGTAAATTCTGGTCGTTCATCGTCGAGGCATGTTTGCCGGGAATGGTCTTGATTACATGGTTCGTGTCCGTTTCTGCAGCGAGATCAGTGAATATTCTTCCATGCGATCGCAATATTACCTTGGAGTGGTCGCATTCGCAGATCGAATGACACATCTTCCAACATTGAACCTTTATCCGACCTGACCGCCAGCCAGAACTCATCAGGCAGATCGATACCCAATGCAATATCAGTAATCGCCATGTTCGTCCTCTCATCCCAACCCAACTTCCCGCTTGGATCTCGCTCAACAGTGCGATATTTGAAGCAAAGCCGTACAACCTCATCACTGCCTAGATTCTGAAACTGCTCTTTTGACTTTTCATCAAAGGCGTGTGCGATTATTATGCAAAGATGACATCCTGATGAACTTGTTTCGGAAAGAAAGTCGCGCTTTGTCTTTGACCACTTTGCCCAGCGCGATATGTCGTTCAGAAGATCCCAGCTACTAGGATAAGAATAATTGTTTTTAGGGAATTGGGATCTGTGGGTTGGGCAGGTATATGGTGTGCAGCCGACGATGGACATTGAGCATGCGTGGGTGCATGCGTCGCAGAGTCGGGATCTCTCGAGTGGTGTTGGCCGCATTGCGATTCACCTtgtaaaaaatattataaggcTGGAAAGATAAAATATGGAGAAGGGGAGCTAATGAATATGAAGTGTGACGATATATATGAGATGGTGTTTGTCACCTTTTGGTAAGGCTGACTCAATGATTTAGCTCGTATGCGGTATGACTCAGACCGGGTTAATACCCCGGCCAGCGAGTCAACAACCATAGCGCGAGATAGCGGCCACTTCGTATAGCGTATACTACCTGTGTTTAAACTAGGTTAAAGCAGCGACATTGACAGAAATAATTGAGTCTGTCATCAAGTCATCCTAAGGTACTTTATGACTGGCTCAACATAAGGTCAATATCGATAGAGCACGGATGAGTCCAATTATGGTTTAAAGTAAATTCGGATAAAATAATATCACTTGTTAATATAATCCTCCGGCGCTTTGAATACAAAATTGTTCAATAAGAATACCAGGCCACCAATCGCAGATCAGGCAGTTCCAGGTCAATACAGAATTGAATACTCTCGGTCCAACACTCCACTACAGTCATGACGCTTGTATCTATCGATACTCTGGACATGTCCAGAACGGACAAGACGGTAATTTGTTCAGTCCCCCATCCACGTCAAATGCCCACGTAGCCCGTCGATTCTTACGACTCCCGTCACAGTGACCCTGAAACTGATAAATATGCTCATTCCGCTCGAAAGAGGTCCCCGGGGTCGGAGAAGGGATACTCCAGCGACAAGGTGCAAACAACGCCGGCGATTGCAGAGGCTCGCGATCTGGTCGCTCGACGCAAAGCTCCGTCAACTTTATATCCAGGCCCGAAGTGCAGTCGCATATACTGTTGCGTTCCGCAGAACTCCGCTGCATGAGACCATTGCTTGGATTACGTAAAGTGAGAGTCTGAGCTGAGCAGAGATGCGGCTGTAAACTCTTACGACGATCAGTCGCGCTTTTACGCCTGCGTGGGGGAGACTCCAAGGCAAAGTGGGGAGGTATTCGGCCGTTGAGTGCAATCACTGTAGCGCGACGACGCTGTCTTGGCGCCATGAGGCGTGGAGGACTTGAGGTTTGGGTGAAGCTGGGTATATCTGTTGGTGTCTTGGGTCCAAAagctcttgctgctggagctgaaagaaaagaattcTTAGTAAGGTTGAGTGGTTGAGGCACCATTGTGAAGAATATGACTTGGTGTGGTATTCTTAGAAGATGTTTTGGGGTTTGGCCCGGTGAGATGGATCATGATGAAACGCCTCATTATATCATTTTCGATGTTTAACGCTTTGGCAAAAGAAATGTAGCCGTTGTAAGCAAGCATTTTGTTTACTTATGCTGAGTTTGATGACgaaattaaagattataatgAAGTTCAGAGTTGGTTCATGCACTCATGAACCTCATTCCAACTATTTCATTTTTTAAGGCTGCTTTGCACAGGCCGGGAACGCTGAGTCTTGCGTTTCAGAGCATTTTGAGTTTGAACTGTGACCTGTTGGTGCGCCCTAAGTACAAATATGAAACAAGAAAGTGGAGACTATGTCTAATCGCATgatctattaataaaaaagcttgTTTGTATTTGAAttgacttttcttcttatctAAACTATAATTGTGGCTTTGGCGATAAGCTCCTGTAGCCTTGGTTCCCTCATGCAGAAAGAGATGGGGAACTATGATGCGAACAATTGTGGTGAAAGGACAGGCAGCCTCGCCAATGTGAAATGGAGCGCTGGTATCTATATACCTAAATGAATGAATTTGTTATGTACTGAGAAGAATGtagtaaaaataactatGTACACAATTTGCCCTCTGTCCTCCctctttgttgttgctcCTGTTTCTCTCCTCCACTTAGATCCTGATGTCTGCCCTCCCTAACACTAAATCCACATATAGTAGTATGGATACATACCGGGCTTCTCACATTAGCGACTTTAGGAAAGACCGAACCACTTGAAGTCAAGATCCTCGTGAGTA encodes:
- a CDS encoding PIG3-like NADPH quinone oxidoreductase; the encoded protein is MSFTMRAILISEFGPVENLVIKDVPRPPATVLGTALIRIKAFGVNHAEMHMRRGEWAESVPISGIECVGIIEECPGQEFTIGTPVAALMGGLGRTIPGSYAEYTVANTNNIVTLGEPGERLPLSWAEVAALPESYATAWTCLFRNLDLRCGQRILIRGATSSFGRAAINLAVDAGAIVTATSRNEAKFAMLRDLGVAETVLETPNLSQHLHASGEFKKFDSVLDLVGNSTIVDSLQLVRRDGRICLAGWLGGLDPIKGPAGPDESRGFNPLLQMASGVHLSFFGSFVFGTEEFPVSDVPLRSIMLKVAKGKIDAKPWRVFDFEQIHAAHRAMENGDANGKMVVTVE
- a CDS encoding related to tol protein — its product is MRPTPLERSRLCDACTHACSMSIVGCTPYTCPTHRSQFPKNNYSYPSSWDLLNDISRWAKWSKTKRDFLSETSSSGCHLCIIIAHAFDEKSKEQFQNLGSDEVVRLCFKYRTVERDPSGKLGWDERTNMAITDIALGIDLPDEFWLAVRSDKGSMLEDVSFDLRMRPLQETDTNHVIKTIPGKHASTMNDQNLQLALKWIKGCNRSHPICKEFQPQQPNWRPTRLIHIGSKVQQPRLVIPSKAVPYITLSYCWGTENTVTLTEKTLIPFQNEIPLASLPNTIRDAITTARDVGYEYLWVDALCIIQDSKPDWIKESSQMGSIYGSAALTLAAAGASSVQDSIFCRRDPRAVRPCVANIIKSSVYHRVSYPWAIYPHQPERLLFDTINESPLSRRAWALQELLVSPRTLVVGSKQMVWSCATTEASETFPIGLDPKFSTVVNESASLSYLRQKLMRASKLEKEPSEFWNDFISRYTKARLTFSSDTLVALQGIVERITEARRGSKKGASELEYAAGLWRDESFQQSLLWRPKVGSSPTRPDYYRAPSWSWASLDGEVDFFEQYIPWIWNGKKTELARILDVCVEPQTGYSLSTTGQIKSGLIEMECHLRECYLMKAPQSEDSSKHQDDDAYVIVSSVDYKKMSEDFCFKSPAGGVQQAHKFANSCTIDLPEEIPSSQWVQVYCVPLQLGWCQTDRYEQAVWESYEGLILIQNDTEEQDLLTSEGFCDLSQTFRRIGTFTFDLHDENREARENELLGPVVFDREGNWERKRETVCII